The genomic stretch TCGGTATATCTGGGCGGTGAGCCGACAGACATTGACATGGACATCAATGCGAGCCATCTGTTTGCTATCACCCACAACGGCAATTTCTGGATTGACTCGGTGGGCATTGAGCGCCTGGACACCTTGGAAGTCAGGCTCTATCCCCGGCGCATGGCGGTGCGGCCCCCGGGACGCAGTGAAGCCTGGGTGGTCTGTCCGGGCAATGAGGCGCTGCACGTGATCAGTCTGCTGCATCACGAAATCACGTACACGGAAACGTTCGAAGATATGACGCCGGTGGACGTGCAATTCTCGCCGTGCGGCGCGGTAGCGTATGTGGCCTTTGCGGGTATGCCGGGCAGCATCGTCTGTTACGACGCCGATTCCCTGCGGCCGCTGTCCTCCTATGAGGCCGGTCCGGGACCGTTCGATCTGGCGGTCAGTGATGACAGCACATTGTTAGCGGCGTCGGACTCGCTGTCCGGCACGGTGACGATCTGGAATCTTGCGGATAACCGTTCGTGGACCGTGCGAGTGGGAGCTTGGGCGGGCGGACTTCAGTTCGAACAGCACTCGCATACGTTGTATGTGATGGCGGTCGGCATTAACCAGATTATGAAGCTGGAGATCGGTCCGGCTGGACCGCAAGTGATCGACAGTCTGCGGCTCCCGCAGAACATGCACAATATGATCCTGTGGGAGCGCCACTATTGAAGCTGGTTTTGCAGCGCGTGTCCAGTGCGCAGGTCGTGGTCGAAGGGCAGGTGGTCGGCAGCATCGGGCAGGGAGTGCTGGTTCTGCTGGGAGTGGAAGGGAAAGATGGCCCGGCGGAAATGGAGTGGGGCGCGAAGAAGGTTTCGGAACTGCGTATCTTTCAGGATGAGCAGGACAAAATGAATCTCAGTCTGGCGGAGATCCACGGCGAAGCGCTGGTGGTCAGCCAGTTTACGTTGCTCGGTGATGCCCAGAAAGGGCGCCGGCCCAGTTTTACGGCGGCGGCGCCGCCCGAGCAGGCGAGGCCACTGTATGAATTGTTTGTTAATGCCCTGCGAACGCAGGGAATTCGGACGGCGACAGGAGTTTTTGCGGCGAAGATGTCTGTTTCTCTTGTGAATGAAGGGCCGGTAACGATCCTTCTTTCACGGTAGATTTTTGGGGGAATGCCTCTTGGCGGTTTAGAGATAGGTGACAAGCTTATCTCTTTTCTATTGCTATCCGTCTTGGCGGCTAATGTAACTGCTTGTAGAAAAATTATTTACGAAAGAAGTGAATTCGGGTCCTAAAAATCCAGCAGGTACTTGACTTATGAACAATTGTTCCTTATATTTCTGCACACGTGTGCAATCTGAAAGGATTAAAGATGTCGGAACAGCTTACTGAAAAACAGAAGAAAGCACTTGCTTTTATTCAATCGGAAATACGCGCTAAGGGCCGTCCACCGACATTGCGTGAGATTGGTGCGGAAATTAGCATTACCTCTACAAATGGTGTCCGCTATCTGCTGGAGATTTTAGAGCGCAAGGGTTTTCTGGTTCGGAGTCCGATGCTTTCCCGCGGAATCGAACTGACCCCTCGAGCTGCGGTGGCTTATCCTTTTGAAGAAACTATAGAAGTCCCGATTGTTGGGCGCGTGGCGGCGGGCATTCCCTTTTTGGCGTCTGAGAATCTGGAAGGGCATATCCGCGTGGACCGGACAGTGGCTTCGGCAGATGATACCTTTGCGCTGCGTGTGCGGGGAGATTCGATGAAAGATGCGGGTATTCTGGAAGGGGACGTGATTTTTGCCAAGCCGCAGAGTACGGCGGACGCGGGAGACATCGTGGTGGCCCTTCTGGGCGACGAGGCAACCGTGAAGTTCTTCCGGCCGCAGAATGAGAGGATTTGCCTGGAGCCTGCCAACCGCTATTATTCACCGATTGTAATCGAGAAGGGGACCCCGGGATTCCGGATCCTTGGACGGGTGATCGGTCTGATGCGCAAGCTATAGATCGGCAGGGCACAGTGTTTTCATAAAGAAATCCGACCCTTTGCAGGTCGGATTTCTATTGATGCGCCGTAGCGTGTAAACCCTTGACAAATAGAATCAGTATGCCTATATTCACTTAGTCCCGACGGCAGGCGCGATTCCCTCATAGACTTCCTTGTGTCCCGGATCTATCTGTATCAGCGCCTTGGCCATGTCCGATTTGACCTTATCGGGATTTGTCGCCTTCGGGCGGCAGCGGCCAACCGCCTCTGCCAACTCGCGGCGGTTGGACTCAAGGAATTTCTGCTGGAAATCGAACGGCAGTTTGTCCATCTTCAGGATGGCATAATACAAATAGGCCGCCGAGTTCTCGTAGTTCTTGTCGTCATCGTAATAGATGGCGGAATAGTAGTAGTAGTTGAATTCCCGGGACGTCTTGTTCCTGTCGTCGGTTTGCGTCCGCAGAAGATCTATCCGTTTGTCCCATCCGAAATAATAAAGCGAACTCGAGCTTTCGAGGTAGATCTGCTTCGCTTTATCGTAGTAAGTTTGCCCGCCTAATTTCTCCAACTTGTCGAATTCCGTTCCCAGTAACATCCAGACATAGAACTCCACCACGCTTTTGAAGGGCTCGAAGCGATTGGGGTGGAAGGCTATGGGCTGTTTCAAGCCGAACTCCCAGCGCACGTCTTCAAAGCGGACGTCCGCCTTGTTGGTGGCGATCAGCTTGGCCTTGTACTTGTCTTCCTGCGGATCAGGGGTGTAATCCGTAAAGAAGATGTTGATCTGGATGGGGAAATCATACTGGTCATTGTCGCCGGCCCAGGGCTGGGCTTTCAGATACTCGGTGAGCAGAGAATCGACGTGACTCAGTTTGTCGCGGGCTTCCTGTGGCAAACGCTCGGTGTTCACAACGACTTCCGGGACCACGAGCTGAGCCGCAGCCGGACGAGTTTGCAAAGCACTGACAAGCAGCGCGCAGAAGAGCAGGAAAGGGGTAAAACGTATCCACTTCATGCCATTAGTATACGGATTCACGGCTGGAAAGTCAAGTGTATAAGATGGCTTACGGTGGCTGTGGGGCTGGGAATCCTGACTTGGGGGCACGTTTGCCGGGCCGCGTTTGAATTGAATGTGGCCGCGCCCCGGGCTACCGCTATGGGCGGGGCGGGCGTGGCGCTGTCCGATGATGTGCTGGGGATTCTACGCAATCCGGCGCTTTCGGCTTGGGGCAGAACGGGAGCGGGGTTTGACTGGTCCGAGCAATTTGGCCTGCCAGAACTGGCGCGAGAGGCGGTGGGGGCGCGGTTTCTGATCAAGGGGCAACCTTTTTCGGTGCATGGCGGGAGTTTGGGGAATGATTTGTACCGGGAAAGTGACTTTAGTGTGGGAATCTCGCGGGCGGTCCGGCCCGAGGTTGCTGTAGGGATTGACGTTGGGGGCCGGTGGCTGGATTTGAGAGGCTACTCTGTGGGGCGGGCGCTGGCAATTTCGGCGGGAGTGGTGGCAAGGCCAGTCTCCTCGGTGGCCATTGGTGCGGTTTGGACAAATGCGAATGCCCCGAAGTTATCCGGTTTCATGGATCGGCTACCGGAGTCACTGACGGTAGGCATTGCAGCGACTATTGCGCGGAACGGCGTGATCGTTGCGGATATTGTTCAAGAAAAGTCCTTTCCGGCGGAATTTCGTTTGGGAGCGGAAATGCGCGTTCTGCCGGGATTTTATTTAAGAGTCGGCGGTCGCGCGGAACCTGTAAGACCTTCTGCGGGTTTTCAAGTGGACATCCGCCGATGGGCTTTCTCGTACGCGGGCGATTTGCATCCGGATCTCGGCGCCTCGCATGAGGTCGGGCTTGAATACCGCTTCGGGCCATGAAGCGCGCGCTGTTCATTCTTGCGATGCTGACTTGCGCCTGTGGCTTTGCGCAGAACATCGAGGACTGGATCGAGGCATCTCCAGACCCCGAGGCTCTGCAAGCGTGGCTGGATGAGCTGCGGCAGATGCCGCTGGATTTGAACGCGGCTACAGAAACGGAGATTGCCGCGCTGCCGTTCTTTGATGAACGGGCCGCCAAGGCGGTCATAGCCGAGCGAACGGTTGGAAATGGATTCGGCAGTCTGGGCGAAGCGCTGGCCGTCACGGAATTGTCCCGCGAGCAGAGGAGGGTGCTAAGCCAGTTTGCCGGTGTGACTGTGGACCGCAAGACCGTGCGGACGAATGCCTGGTTTAGCGCAGGCTATGGTGGAGAGCCTTCAGAGGCGACTCCCGACGCAATGTGGGGCCGGGGGCGGGCGAGTTTTCTTTCGGCGGGGAAGCGCACGGGCTATCTGTCGGTGCGACGTCAGGCCGAAGATCCGGCGCTGTTCGAACAGGCCGCGGTGGGGCTGGAGATGAGACCACACCGGATGGTGCCTCATCTGATGGCCGGCAATTTCCAATATGAGGCAGGCACAGGACTGGTTTTTGCCTCATCCTACGGCATGGCCAACTGGTTATCTTCACCCGATGCAGTGAAGCCGGGCGAAGCGGGCGGCCTGATCCTACGGCCATCGACCAGCACACGGCGGATGTACCGCGGCGCAGCGGTCAACGTAAATTGGTCTCCGGTTGATGCGGTAGTGTTGGGGAGTTGGAACCGCATGAACGGAGCGCTGGGGGACAGTGGCGCGACCGGCCTCTCGGAGGGACAGAGTTCCTCCACTGCACTTGACCGTGCGCGACGCGACCAGATTGAAGAACGATTGTTCGGTTTCTGCGTGCAAACCGGCTTTCAAGGGTGGCGCGCAGGAATAGCAGGCTACAACGCTCATTACTCACCTACATTTATCCCAGTCGTAACCAGCAGTTCTCTTCCTGACTTCAGTGGATCATCACTGAGAGCGGGCTCTCTTTTTCTCGCCATGAACGGCGCGGGATTCGGCGCCATGACAGAATTGGCGGGTTCGTATCCCGGAGGGCGCGCGATTCAGGGAGCGCTCTTTGCCCAGGATTCTCACGCAGGCGTGACCTTGTACCATATGAATGCGGACGCGAATTTCTTTTCTCCGCATTCGGCTCCGTGGGGTGGATTCGGCGAAGACGCGTCTAATCAACAGTCCACCGGCGTCCGCATCCGCGCGAGTTGGCCCCAGCACACGCTGCTCTTCAGTGGACATGTCGACAAGACTCCCTATCGCACGGCAACCTATCCTTTGAGCAAACCCGCAAGTGAGATCGAGGCCCGATGGACAACCACACTGAGCAAGCCGCTCGAAATTGACGTGCTGGGCCGACGCGGTTGGACCGATGATGGCTCGAGTACGCTTCCTGCCCGGAGAGTGCGTGTTGACCGCGGCAGGGTGGAGGTTCGCTGGAGTGCGCAGGAAGAGTATCGAGTCCGATTCGAAATTCGCACCGCAGAGCGGGACGGGCAGAAGTCACACGGCGTGGGAACACTGCTGTTTTTCCAGGCGAAGGCGCGAGTTCTTGACAGCGGCGTGTATGCGCGGCTAACCTTCTTCGGACTTGAAGAGGATGGGAGTGGATTACCGCTGCAAGTGTACGAAGGCTCGATCATCGGAGTGTATCCACTGGTGGGGCTGTCGGGCTCGGGGCGGCGGGTGACGACAACGGTTTCGCACCATTGGGGCGGAGTAGCCGCATCGGTGCAGGCCGCTCAAGCCACCTATCACGCCGGTGGCCGCGACCATTCCACATTTGATGTTGCCTTTGGACTGGGCTATCGGCGGTAACGCATGGCAAACGAAGCACGTGCCGGAATCATCGTACTGAACTGGAATGGACTGGAAGACACCCGAGCGTGTCTTCAGAGTCTGTTCGCCTTGGAAGGGCCGCCACCGCGTATCTATGTGGTGGACAATGGCTCCACCGATGGCAGCGTGGACGTGTTGCGCCGTGAGTTCGGCGAACGGATTATCCTGATCGCCAACGCGAGCAATCTGCTGTATGCCGGGGGAAACAATGTCGGCATCGAGCGTGCGTTGCAGGATGGCTGCACCCATCTGCTGCTCCTGAACAACGACACCATCGTCGATCCGGCCATGCTCCGCGAGTTGATGACGGTGTCAGATGGGCGAGGCGATTCGATTCTGTGCCCGAAAATTTTGTACGCCAAAGAGCCGACGAAGCTCTGGTATGCGGGCGGAAATCTTTCGCTTTCGCGGGCGCGGGCGGGCCATCGCGGCATCCGGGAGACGGATCACGGCCAGTATGACCGGATCGAGGAGACGGATTGGGCTACGGGTTGCGCGCTGTTCGGTACGCGCCGGGTGTTCGAGACGGTGGGGCTGCTCGACGAGAGCTTTCAGTTGTACAGCGAGGATCTGGATTACTGTCTGAGAGCGCGGTCGGCAGGATTCCCGATTGTGTATGTCCCTGCAGCACGGGTTTGGCATAAGGTGTCGGCGGCAATCGGCGGGAATCTGTCGCGGCAGAAACTGGTGCGAAAGTGGAACAGCCTGCGGCGGCTGATGCGCAAACATGTTCCCAATCCGGTGACGCGGTACGCGGCGCTGAGCGATTATGTGGTGACGGAGACGATTCGGGTGCTGTGGTCGGGGCTGAGAGGCAAATTGAATTGAACGGTGGCTGGGCAAGCGAATGATCATGGCAAGAACAGGCGGCGGTTGGCGGTGGGTGTGGGTGCTGGCGGCGGTGCTGCTGGTGTGCGTGGCGGGTTATGGCGAAGACGTCATCGCCGTTACCGACAGCGCAGGACAGCCCGCAGGCAGTCTGCCGCTCCAAATGCGCGGAAGTGAAGCGCTGATTCCGTTGCGGACTCTGGCGCGACTGGCGGACTGGAGGGTTCTCCAGTCGGAAAGTCTGTGCACGGTGTCTCTGCGCGGGGCCGAAGTTGCCTTCCGAACGGACAACCCCTTTGCCAAAGTAAATGGCCGCTATGTTCAGATGCGGATTGCGCCCGAGACTTGGGATGGCTCCCTGTGGCTTCCGGCATTAAACCTTGATGCTCTTTTCGGCCCGGATGTGCGCCTGATGAACAACGGGCTTACGCTGATGGTGGCATCCCTGTCGGTAACCGTGGCTAAGCCGCGCGACGGTGCGGAACGCTGGGCCCTGCATACGATCATTGTCGATCCGGGTCATGGCGGCAAAGATCCGGGCGCTCCGGGACCTCCGGGCTGGCACGAAAAGTCCATCACGCTCGACATCGCGCGGCGGCTGACGGCTCTGATCGAGAAGAAAGGGCTGACGGCGAGGTTGACGCGGTCGAAAGATGAATTTGTCTCTTTGCAGGACCGTACACATTACGCGAACTCGATGCATGGCGACCTGTTTCTCTCGATCCACTGCAACAGCAACCGTGACAAGAGCGTCCACGGAGTCGAGGCCTATTGCCTGAAGCCTGCCCGTACGGCGCGAGCGGTGGAAGTGGCTGTGCGCGAGAACAGCGTGGTGAAGCTCGAAGATACCGGCGCGGAGTATCGCGACCTGACGCAGGAGAATTACATCCTGCTCAGTATGGCAACGAGTCAGAACCTGAAAGACAGCGAAACGTGGGCAGCGCAGGCGACGGCGCAGACGGCGACACGATGCAAACTGGCCTCACGCGGCGTGGATCAGGCGGGATTCTATGTACTGATGGGGGCGCAGATGCCGGCGGTGCTGGTGGAGTGCGGCTACCTGTCGAGTGCTTCGGATGCCAAAATACTGATTTCGGAGCAGGGGCGGCAGGCGATTGCCGAGGCGCTTCTGAATTCGATCCTCGATATGAAAACAAAACTGGAGACGGCGGCTTCCCGATGACTCCCGAATCTGTTTCGCGGCCCATTGCCATTTTCGATTCCGGTCTTGGCGGACTGACCGTGGCGGCAGAAATTCATCGCCGCCTTCCGTCCGAAAATCTGCTGTTTCTGGCAGACCGCGCGCGAGTGCCCTACGCGGCGCTCAGTATTTCGCTCATCGCGCGCTTCGCCTCGGAGTGTTTCGACTTCCTGCTGTCTCACGATCCCAAGGCTCTGGTGGTTGCCTGCAACACGGTCTCATCGGTGAGTCTGGAGGAGACCATTGCCCGCAGTCCGGTGCCGGTGATCGGAGTCATTGAACCGACGGCCCAAGCTGCGGCGGACGCCACGAAGTCCGGCAGAATCGGCGTGCTGGCGACCAAGGCTACCGTGCGCCGCCGCGCCTATGAGAAGACACTGGAGAGAATGCGCGCGGGATTGCACGTGGTGGCCAACGGCGCGCCCCTGCTGGTGCCGCTGGTGGAGGAAGGGTGGACCGAGGGCCAGATTCCCCGGCAGATTGTGGAGCATTACCTCGTGCCGGCGCGCGAAGCCAACGTGGATACGCTGGTGCTGGGATGCACCCACTACGAATATTTTCAGGGGATGTTCAAGGACATTCTCGGGGATGGGGTAGAGATTATCAATACGCCGCGCGTGACGGCGGTGGAATTGGAAAAAATTCTGGCGGCGCGGGGCGAGTTGCAGTCTTCGGACAAGCCGGGCACCGTCACGATCTATTCGACCGACATCAACGATGCGCTGGAGCGCGTGGTGTCGGATCTGTTTCCGACCGAAGCGTTCCCCAACCAGATTACTATTCATTCCGCACAGGTTCCGCCTCATCGCCGCGCCATCCCGTAGGCAGATTTCCCGGGCGATCCGGCGCATGTTATACGCAAGTTTTTTCCTCTTCATAAATCCATTCTAAGCTATGGACATTACCCAACTGCAAACATTCGGTGTACCTGATCTCATCCGGCTGGGCCGGGAGCTGGAGATCCCCGATCTGTCAGGTCTTCCGAAGCATGAGTTGATCTTCAAGATTCTCGCCAAGCAAGCTGCGAAGGATGGAGTGCTTCTGGCCTCCGGCGTGCTGGAAATCCTGCCGGACGGCTACGGATTTCTGCGGAGCGCGTCGGCCTCGTACCTGCCGAGCCCGGATGACGTGTATGTGTCACCCTCCCAAATCAAGCGCTTCGGACTGCGCACCGGCCATCTGGTGTCGGGGCAGGTCCGTCCGCCGAAAGAGGGCGAGCGGTTCTTTGCGCTCTTGAAGGTCGAGTCGGTGAATATGGCCGATTCCGAGTCGGTCAAGGATATTATTCACTTCGACAATTTGACGCCGCTCTATCCCAACCGCAAGTTTCAACTGGAGACGGTGGCGAAAGATGTATCATTGCGGGTGATTGACATTTTTACGCCCATTGGCATGGGACAGCGCGGGTTGATCGTGGCGCCGCCGCGCACGGGCAAGACGATGATCATGCAGGCGGTAGCCAATTCCATCGCCAAAAATCATCCGGATGTGATTCTGATCGTGCTGCTGATCGATGAGCGGCCCGAAGAAGTGACGGACATGGAGCGCGGCGTGAAGGGCGAGGTGGTATCTTCGACCTTCGACGAGCGCGCGGAACGGCACGTGCAGGTCGCCAACATGGTGCTGGAGAAGGCCAAGCGGCTGGTGGAAATGAAACGCGAC from bacterium encodes the following:
- a CDS encoding WD40 repeat domain-containing protein — protein: MDDEENLQPPLGMVFTIAGGQVAEVNYFNLSTMDVVATLPFGARTVMASVMTPNGDKLAIADGRTDELVILQMPRLQQGPSVYLGGEPTDIDMDINASHLFAITHNGNFWIDSVGIERLDTLEVRLYPRRMAVRPPGRSEAWVVCPGNEALHVISLLHHEITYTETFEDMTPVDVQFSPCGAVAYVAFAGMPGSIVCYDADSLRPLSSYEAGPGPFDLAVSDDSTLLAASDSLSGTVTIWNLADNRSWTVRVGAWAGGLQFEQHSHTLYVMAVGINQIMKLEIGPAGPQVIDSLRLPQNMHNMILWERHY
- the dtd gene encoding D-aminoacyl-tRNA deacylase; this encodes MKLVLQRVSSAQVVVEGQVVGSIGQGVLVLLGVEGKDGPAEMEWGAKKVSELRIFQDEQDKMNLSLAEIHGEALVVSQFTLLGDAQKGRRPSFTAAAPPEQARPLYELFVNALRTQGIRTATGVFAAKMSVSLVNEGPVTILLSR
- the lexA gene encoding transcriptional repressor LexA, which translates into the protein MSEQLTEKQKKALAFIQSEIRAKGRPPTLREIGAEISITSTNGVRYLLEILERKGFLVRSPMLSRGIELTPRAAVAYPFEETIEVPIVGRVAAGIPFLASENLEGHIRVDRTVASADDTFALRVRGDSMKDAGILEGDVIFAKPQSTADAGDIVVALLGDEATVKFFRPQNERICLEPANRYYSPIVIEKGTPGFRILGRVIGLMRKL
- a CDS encoding DUF4835 family protein; translation: MKWIRFTPFLLFCALLVSALQTRPAAAQLVVPEVVVNTERLPQEARDKLSHVDSLLTEYLKAQPWAGDNDQYDFPIQINIFFTDYTPDPQEDKYKAKLIATNKADVRFEDVRWEFGLKQPIAFHPNRFEPFKSVVEFYVWMLLGTEFDKLEKLGGQTYYDKAKQIYLESSSSLYYFGWDKRIDLLRTQTDDRNKTSREFNYYYYSAIYYDDDKNYENSAAYLYYAILKMDKLPFDFQQKFLESNRRELAEAVGRCRPKATNPDKVKSDMAKALIQIDPGHKEVYEGIAPAVGTK
- a CDS encoding glycosyltransferase family 2 protein; protein product: MANEARAGIIVLNWNGLEDTRACLQSLFALEGPPPRIYVVDNGSTDGSVDVLRREFGERIILIANASNLLYAGGNNVGIERALQDGCTHLLLLNNDTIVDPAMLRELMTVSDGRGDSILCPKILYAKEPTKLWYAGGNLSLSRARAGHRGIRETDHGQYDRIEETDWATGCALFGTRRVFETVGLLDESFQLYSEDLDYCLRARSAGFPIVYVPAARVWHKVSAAIGGNLSRQKLVRKWNSLRRLMRKHVPNPVTRYAALSDYVVTETIRVLWSGLRGKLN
- a CDS encoding N-acetylmuramoyl-L-alanine amidase is translated as MARTGGGWRWVWVLAAVLLVCVAGYGEDVIAVTDSAGQPAGSLPLQMRGSEALIPLRTLARLADWRVLQSESLCTVSLRGAEVAFRTDNPFAKVNGRYVQMRIAPETWDGSLWLPALNLDALFGPDVRLMNNGLTLMVASLSVTVAKPRDGAERWALHTIIVDPGHGGKDPGAPGPPGWHEKSITLDIARRLTALIEKKGLTARLTRSKDEFVSLQDRTHYANSMHGDLFLSIHCNSNRDKSVHGVEAYCLKPARTARAVEVAVRENSVVKLEDTGAEYRDLTQENYILLSMATSQNLKDSETWAAQATAQTATRCKLASRGVDQAGFYVLMGAQMPAVLVECGYLSSASDAKILISEQGRQAIAEALLNSILDMKTKLETAASR
- the murI gene encoding glutamate racemase, which gives rise to MTPESVSRPIAIFDSGLGGLTVAAEIHRRLPSENLLFLADRARVPYAALSISLIARFASECFDFLLSHDPKALVVACNTVSSVSLEETIARSPVPVIGVIEPTAQAAADATKSGRIGVLATKATVRRRAYEKTLERMRAGLHVVANGAPLLVPLVEEGWTEGQIPRQIVEHYLVPAREANVDTLVLGCTHYEYFQGMFKDILGDGVEIINTPRVTAVELEKILAARGELQSSDKPGTVTIYSTDINDALERVVSDLFPTEAFPNQITIHSAQVPPHRRAIP
- the rho gene encoding transcription termination factor Rho, giving the protein MDITQLQTFGVPDLIRLGRELEIPDLSGLPKHELIFKILAKQAAKDGVLLASGVLEILPDGYGFLRSASASYLPSPDDVYVSPSQIKRFGLRTGHLVSGQVRPPKEGERFFALLKVESVNMADSESVKDIIHFDNLTPLYPNRKFQLETVAKDVSLRVIDIFTPIGMGQRGLIVAPPRTGKTMIMQAVANSIAKNHPDVILIVLLIDERPEEVTDMERGVKGEVVSSTFDERAERHVQVANMVLEKAKRLVEMKRDVVILLDSITRLARAHNAVMPHSGRVLSGGVDANALYEPKRFFGAARNIEEGGSLTIIATALIDTGSRADEVIFEEFKGTGNLELVLDRRLADMRIFPAIDLMKSGTRREELLLSDVVLSKMYALRTVLDHSNPVESMRFLLDKMRDTKSNAEFFELMAKGG